One window from the genome of Streptomyces sp. NBC_01476 encodes:
- a CDS encoding DUF5998 family protein, translated as MAKTGTTTQGLRTAIERSGYYPALVAEAVEAAVGREPVSSYLVHQETTFDANEVRRHVTVLVLTASRFLVSHTDEQAADDTSPSPYATTSTESVKIGRIASVVVSRVVANPESYTPGTLPREVVLTIGWGAVSRLDLEPAACGDPNCEADHGYTGSSTADDLSLRVSEAGDGPDAVRQTLAFAQALSEATAATD; from the coding sequence ATGGCGAAGACCGGTACCACGACACAGGGCCTGCGCACGGCGATCGAGCGCAGCGGCTACTACCCGGCCCTGGTGGCCGAGGCCGTCGAGGCGGCGGTCGGCCGCGAGCCGGTCTCCTCGTACCTGGTCCACCAGGAGACCACCTTCGACGCCAACGAGGTCCGCCGGCACGTCACCGTCCTGGTGCTCACCGCCAGCCGCTTCCTGGTCAGCCACACCGATGAGCAGGCCGCCGACGACACCTCGCCGAGCCCGTACGCCACCACGTCCACCGAATCGGTGAAGATCGGCCGGATCGCGTCCGTCGTGGTCAGCCGGGTCGTCGCCAATCCGGAGTCCTACACCCCCGGCACACTGCCCCGCGAGGTGGTGCTCACCATCGGCTGGGGCGCCGTCTCCCGGCTCGACCTGGAGCCCGCAGCCTGCGGCGACCCCAACTGCGAGGCCGACCACGGCTACACCGGCTCGTCCACCGCCGACGACCTCTCGCTGCGGGTCAGCGAGGCGGGCGACGGCCCGGACGCGGTCCGCCAGACGCTGGCGTTCGCCCAGGCGCTCTCCGAGGCGACCGCGGCCACGGACTGA
- a CDS encoding alkaline phosphatase family protein, with protein sequence MVPLLPDAYGFEPLDPRTAPAPEYGTGALCDVIPAAVAGFAVPGMPLTGMRLEPADRVCLFLVDGLGWELILRHPDEAPYLTSLLDTSRGGTGRPITAGFPATTATSLASVGTGLTPGGHGLAGYTTLNPDTGQLMNQLRWQPWTPPGVWQPHPTVFALADAAGIATCQVSSPAFAGTPLTKIALSGGTFHGRLTGEERVDLAADRLGAADRTLVYTYYSELDAMGHRHGVDSDAWRGQLMMVDRLVQRLAEQLPPRSALYVTADHGMLDVPFDEESRIDFDEDWELRAGVAVLGGEGRARHVYAVPGAAGDVLAVWSEVLGDRMWVAGREEAVAAGWFGPAPEARMLGRIGDVVAAARDDMAVVATRSEPGESKMIGLHGSLAPVEQLVPLLEVRS encoded by the coding sequence ATGGTCCCCCTGCTCCCTGACGCGTACGGCTTCGAGCCGCTCGACCCGCGCACCGCCCCCGCCCCGGAGTACGGCACGGGGGCGCTGTGTGACGTCATCCCGGCCGCCGTCGCCGGGTTCGCCGTCCCCGGCATGCCCCTCACCGGCATGCGTCTCGAACCCGCCGACCGGGTCTGCCTCTTCCTGGTGGACGGCCTGGGCTGGGAGCTGATCCTGCGGCACCCGGACGAGGCGCCCTATCTCACCTCGCTGCTGGACACCTCGCGCGGCGGCACCGGCCGCCCGATCACCGCGGGCTTCCCGGCCACTACGGCCACCTCGCTGGCGTCGGTCGGCACCGGTCTGACGCCGGGCGGGCACGGCCTGGCCGGTTACACCACGCTCAACCCGGACACCGGTCAGCTGATGAACCAGCTGCGCTGGCAGCCGTGGACCCCGCCCGGCGTCTGGCAGCCGCACCCCACCGTCTTCGCGCTGGCCGACGCGGCCGGGATCGCCACCTGCCAGGTGTCCTCGCCGGCCTTCGCCGGCACCCCGCTCACCAAGATCGCGCTCTCCGGCGGCACCTTCCACGGCCGCCTCACCGGCGAGGAACGGGTGGACCTGGCCGCCGACCGGCTGGGGGCGGCCGACCGCACGCTGGTCTACACGTACTACAGCGAACTGGACGCGATGGGCCACCGGCACGGCGTGGACTCCGACGCGTGGCGTGGCCAGCTGATGATGGTCGACCGGCTGGTGCAGCGGCTCGCCGAGCAACTGCCGCCGCGCAGCGCCCTGTACGTCACCGCCGACCACGGCATGCTCGACGTGCCCTTCGACGAGGAGTCACGGATCGACTTCGACGAGGACTGGGAACTGCGGGCCGGCGTCGCGGTGCTGGGCGGCGAGGGCAGGGCCCGGCACGTCTACGCGGTGCCCGGCGCGGCCGGCGACGTCCTCGCGGTGTGGAGCGAGGTGCTGGGGGACCGGATGTGGGTGGCCGGCCGCGAAGAGGCCGTCGCCGCCGGGTGGTTCGGGCCCGCACCCGAGGCGAGGATGCTCGGCCGGATCGGCGACGTGGTGGCCGCCGCCCGGGACGACATGGCGGTCGTGGCCACCCGCAGCGAGCCGGGGGAGTCGAAGATGATCGGGCTGCACGGCTCGCTGGCCCCCGTCGAGCAACTGGTGCCGCTGCTGGAAGTACGCTCCTGA